A window from Bacillota bacterium encodes these proteins:
- a CDS encoding LuxR C-terminal-related transcriptional regulator, with protein sequence MDILRPRLTRAEKTVMALLAEGKTNRAIARELFISVNTVKTHVRSIFQKLGVGTRSSAVRRALEAGLI encoded by the coding sequence CTGGATATCCTGCGTCCGAGGCTCACCAGAGCTGAGAAAACCGTCATGGCCCTGCTCGCGGAGGGCAAGACGAACCGTGCGATCGCGCGGGAACTCTTCATCTCGGTCAATACGGTTAAGACCCATGTGCGCTCGATCTTTCAGAAGTTGGGTGTGGGGACCAGAAGCTCCGCGGTGCGAAGGGCTCTCGAAGCAGGACTCATCTGA
- a CDS encoding radical SAM protein: protein MDEPQTVWTLHPGARVIKSESAWLVMNPGLGTWAKLSPVAGAVCQNDAGEDLPTLVNRVSTAFGASGDEIQGFVRDMAARGLISCAPTVARAEEVAPRPKVFLSVCERCNLACTTCYRGDLSGRDAPTEVALDTMSRIVELRPRELVLTGGEPSLRDDLPDLLEMARSVAPMVTLATNGTSISPALARAIASFDIRVQVSIDSSDPGENDRVRGPGSFARALGGLATLARAGVASIELVATMVDPATFDPDRLTSLAREFGAGFHSSLFMEVGRGRCTPRHSRREPSAFARALLSYLLRAYRAGLIPAGASLDDVLGIVPRTACGAGTLILAVSAWGTVYPCHLLMSDEFGVSFDEVLSCAGAGSPWSIPGVDSLKGCSECKVRYLCAGGCRASALAAGDLAGRDPMCESYRAFLEAVVWPWDDSRGTEENLKHAWAALQ from the coding sequence ATGGACGAACCCCAGACAGTATGGACTCTCCATCCCGGCGCCAGGGTCATCAAATCGGAGTCAGCGTGGCTTGTGATGAACCCAGGGCTCGGAACATGGGCCAAGCTGTCGCCAGTGGCAGGGGCTGTGTGCCAGAATGATGCTGGAGAGGACCTCCCAACCCTCGTGAATCGGGTCAGTACTGCTTTCGGGGCCTCAGGGGACGAGATACAGGGCTTCGTGCGGGACATGGCTGCGCGGGGATTGATATCTTGCGCCCCGACCGTCGCTCGGGCGGAGGAGGTCGCCCCGAGGCCCAAAGTGTTCCTGTCTGTGTGTGAACGCTGCAATCTTGCCTGCACCACCTGCTACCGAGGAGACCTATCAGGCCGCGATGCTCCAACCGAGGTTGCCCTGGACACCATGAGCAGGATTGTAGAGTTGCGTCCACGGGAGTTGGTTCTGACAGGGGGCGAGCCCTCTCTCAGGGACGACCTTCCTGACCTGCTCGAGATGGCACGGTCCGTCGCCCCTATGGTGACCCTGGCCACCAACGGCACTTCTATATCTCCTGCCCTCGCGCGGGCCATCGCCAGCTTCGACATCCGGGTGCAGGTGAGTATCGACTCCTCAGACCCCGGGGAGAATGACCGCGTCAGAGGCCCGGGTTCATTCGCGCGTGCCCTGGGTGGACTCGCCACATTGGCACGGGCGGGTGTCGCTTCCATAGAGCTTGTCGCCACCATGGTGGACCCAGCCACCTTCGACCCGGACCGCCTGACCTCTCTCGCCCGGGAGTTCGGGGCGGGTTTTCATTCAAGCCTTTTTATGGAGGTGGGCAGAGGGCGGTGCACACCCAGGCACTCCAGGAGAGAACCGTCAGCTTTTGCCCGTGCCTTGCTGTCCTACCTCCTGCGCGCGTACCGTGCTGGTCTCATTCCAGCTGGGGCCAGTCTTGACGACGTTCTGGGGATTGTGCCGAGGACCGCCTGTGGGGCGGGGACCCTCATTCTTGCCGTGTCTGCCTGGGGAACGGTGTATCCGTGTCACCTGCTCATGTCGGACGAGTTCGGTGTATCCTTCGACGAGGTCCTCTCCTGTGCTGGGGCCGGGTCGCCCTGGAGTATCCCCGGTGTCGACTCTTTGAAAGGATGCTCGGAGTGCAAGGTCAGGTACCTGTGTGCGGGCGGCTGCAGGGCCTCCGCCCTTGCCGCAGGAGACTTGGCCGGCCGGGACCCGATGTGCGAGTCCTACCGTGCCTTCCTGGAGGCCGTCGTATGGCCCTGGGACGACTCTCGGGGGACAGAGGAAAACCTCAAACACGCCTGGGCGGCCTTACAGTGA